The Edaphobacter flagellatus sequence GCTCCCGTACCTCGTCATCAGATCCGCCACACGGGCTCCGGCAGCCAGCTCCACCTGCTCGCTCTCCCGGCCCAGGCTCTCCTTCAACACGCCAAAATAAAGCACTCGTACCCGCATCTCCAGCAGAATACGCGACTACACCCCTTGGACTCCTCTCAAATCGAAACGATTACCCACTTTCAGTTCTGCCGCGTCTTCTTCGAACTCCCCCAAGGCTCCTTCTTCGCCAGCCTGTACTTCTCCAGCAGCTTCCTCCCTTCAACCGCCAGAGCATACGCCTCTTCCATCGTCTTCGGAACCGGCTCGCCCCACGCATGCGCACTCAGCGCCAGCCGCGTCGGCTTGCCATTCTTTATCATCGGCCCGCTCGGGTTCGTAAACATCCGCACCAGAAACGACCCCTTCCGGCGCATCTTCTCCGGAGTATCTGCCGGCCCCTTGACCCCCGGCTTCAGATTCGCGCCATCCCGCAGCCGGTAGTACTCCCGGCCCACATCCGTCAGCCCGCCCTTGGGATCTCTTCCCTCCGCCGGCATCG is a genomic window containing:
- a CDS encoding DUF6321 domain-containing protein, producing the protein MTKKIAAKKVTGLPRSMPAEGRDPKGGLTDVGREYYRLRDGANLKPGVKGPADTPEKMRRKGSFLVRMFTNPSGPMIKNGKPTRLALSAHAWGEPVPKTMEEAYALAVEGRKLLEKYRLAKKEPWGSSKKTRQN